The Neomonachus schauinslandi chromosome 4, ASM220157v2, whole genome shotgun sequence genome includes a region encoding these proteins:
- the MROH6 gene encoding maestro heat-like repeat-containing protein family member 6 isoform X2, with the protein MALGAWGRAQGGPVGALTLTALAEGIQADQGQTPGRSSLGPQPEHGLEPEVEAEGAAAIPTAGSEACSLPGRQEPAPEGPYQDPQSPWEEGALADLAVYTAACLEEAGFAGTQATALTLSSALEARGKRLEDQVYALVRGLRTQVPSLAEGRPRRAALRVLSALALDHAREVVCALLPSSLPPDRCSYPQPTAELWRSLSRNQHVNGQVLVQLLWALKDEARPELEALAATRALGEMLAVSGCVGATRGFYPQLLLVLVTQLHRLARRGHSPDTPKVRAPWRRGSPHSHASCAVEALKALLTGDGGRMVVTCMEQAGGWRRLVGVHSHLEGVLLLARAMVAYADHHLRGLFGSLLPRLRSPDDTQRLTAMAFFTGLLQSRPTARLLREEVLLERLRAWQGDPEPTVRWLGLLGLGHLALNRGKVRHVSKLLPALLGALGEGDGRLVDAALGALRRLLLRPRAPVRLLSAELGPRLPRLLDDARDSVRASAAGLLGTLVRRGQGGLPVGLRGPLRKLVLQSLIPLLLRLQDPSRDAAESSEWTLARCDQALRWGLLEDVVTVAHYDSPEALSRICRCLVQQCPSHIPSFLSQTQGYLRSPQDPLRRAAAVLLGFLVHHTSPGRVSQDLLDSLFQGTHRHDGHVT; encoded by the exons ATGGCTTTGGGTGCGTGGGGCCGGGCCCAGGGGGGCCCTGTGGGGGCTCTAACCCTGACAGCTCTGGCTGAAGGGATCCAGGCTGACCAGGGGCAGACCCCGGGTCGCTCTTCCCTTGGCCCTCAGCCGGAACACGGGCTTGAACCCGAGGTGGAAGCTGAGGGTGCAGCTGCCATCCCCACGGCTGGCAGTGAGGCctgctccctgcccggcaggcaAGAGCCGGCCCCCGAGGGGCCCTAtcag GACCCCCAGAgtccctgggaggagggggcccTTGCCGACCTGGCGGTGTACACGGCTGCCTGCCTGGAAGAGGCTGGCTTTGCGGGGACCCAGGCAACTGCGCTCACGCTGTCCTCGGCTCTGGAGGCCCGGGGGAAGCGTCTGGAGGACCAG GTGTACGCCTTGGTGCGGGGCCTGCGGACACAGGTGCCCAGCCTGGCCGAAGGGAGGCCCCGGCGGGCGGCCCTCCGGGTGCTTAGCGCGCTGGCCCTGGACCATGCTCGGGAGGTGGTGTGTGCGCTGCTGCCAAGCTCCCTGCCCCCGGACCG GTGCTCGTACCCCCAGCCAACAGCTGAGCTGTGGCGCAGCCTGAGCCGGAATCAGCACGTGAATGGGCAGGTGCTGGTCCAGCTGCTGTGGGCACTGAAGGATGAAGCCAGGCCCGAGCTGGAGGCCTTGGCG GCCACGCGGGCCCTTGGAGAGATGCTGGCTGTGTCCGGTTGTGTGGGTGCCACGCGGGGCTTCTACCCGCAGCTCCTGCTCGTGCTGGTCACACAGCTCCACCGGCTGGCGCGGCGCGGGCACTCCCCTGACACCCCGAAGGTGCGGGCCCCGTGGCGCCGAGGGTCCCCGCACAGCCACGCCAG CTGCGCCGTGGAGGCCTTGAAGGCCTTGCTCACCGGGGACGGTGGCCGTATGGTGGTCACGTGCATGGAGCAGGCCggaggctggaggaggctggTGGGAGTCCACAGCCACCTAGAAGGCGTCTTGCTGCTGGCCAG GGCCATGGTAGCATACGCGGACCACCACCTGCGGGGCCTGTTCGGGAGCTTGTTGCCGCGGCTGCGCAGCCCCGACGACACGCAGCGCCTCACGGCGATGGCCTTCTTTACCGGG CTGTTGCAGAGCCGGCCCACAGCAAGGCTCTTGCGGGAGGAGGTCCTCCTGGAGCGGCTCCGGGCCTGGCAGGGCGACCCCGAGCCCACCGTGCGCTGGCTGGGCCTGCTGGGCCTCGGCCACCTCGCGCTGAACCGCGGGAAG GTGCGGCACGTGAGCAAGCTGCTGCCCGCGCTGCTGGGTGCGCTAGGCGAGGGCGACGGGAGGCTCGTGGACGCCGCGCTGGGCGCGCTGCGGAGGCTCCTGCTGCGGCCTCGGGCGCCGGTGCGGCTCCTGAGCGCCGAGCTGGGGCCGCGCCTCCCGCGGCTGCTGGACGAC GCCAGGGACTCGGTCCGCGCCTCGGCGGCGGGGCTTCTCGGGACGCTGGTGCGGCGGGGCCAGGGCGGGCTCCCGGTGGGCCTCCGCGGCCCCCTGAGGAAGCTGGTGCTCCAGAGCCTCATCCCTTTGCTGTTGCGCCTGCAGGATCCCAGCCGGGACGCTGCTGAG AGTTCAGAGTGGACCCTGGCCCGCTGTGACCAGGCCCTGCGTTGGGGCCTGCTGGAGGACGTGGTCACTGTGGCCCACTACGACAGCCCTGAGGCCCTAAGCCGCATCTGCCGCTGCCTG GTTCAGCAGTGCCCAAGTCACATCCCCAGCTTCCTGAGCCAGACCCAGGGCTACCTACGGAGCCCACAGGACCCCTTGCGCAGGGCAGCTGCTGTGCTCCTAG GTTTCCTCGTCCATCACACCAGCCCCGGCCGCGTCAGCCAGGACCTGCTGGACTCCCTGTTCCAGG GAACACACCGCCACGATGGCCACGTGACCTAG
- the MROH6 gene encoding maestro heat-like repeat-containing protein family member 6 isoform X1, translating into MALGAWGRAQGGPVGALTLTALAEGIQADQGQTPGRSSLGPQPEHGLEPEVEAEGAAAIPTAGSEACSLPGRQEPAPEGPYQDPQSPWEEGALADLAVYTAACLEEAGFAGTQATALTLSSALEARGKRLEDQVYALVRGLRTQVPSLAEGRPRRAALRVLSALALDHAREVVCALLPSSLPPDRCSYPQPTAELWRSLSRNQHVNGQVLVQLLWALKDEARPELEALAATRALGEMLAVSGCVGATRGFYPQLLLVLVTQLHRLARRGHSPDTPKVRAPWRRGSPHSHASCAVEALKALLTGDGGRMVVTCMEQAGGWRRLVGVHSHLEGVLLLARAMVAYADHHLRGLFGSLLPRLRSPDDTQRLTAMAFFTGLLQSRPTARLLREEVLLERLRAWQGDPEPTVRWLGLLGLGHLALNRGKVRHVSKLLPALLGALGEGDGRLVDAALGALRRLLLRPRAPVRLLSAELGPRLPRLLDDARDSVRASAAGLLGTLVRRGQGGLPVGLRGPLRKLVLQSLIPLLLRLQDPSRDAAESSEWTLARCDQALRWGLLEDVVTVAHYDSPEALSRICRCLVQQCPSHIPSFLSQTQGYLRSPQDPLRRAAAVLLGFLVHHTSPGRVSQDLLDSLFQELGQLQSDPEPAVVAAAHVSAQQVALLARAQARPRRLRQLRPGLWHHTRPLPVYANSPFQPRSFIGRWGCLGPG; encoded by the exons ATGGCTTTGGGTGCGTGGGGCCGGGCCCAGGGGGGCCCTGTGGGGGCTCTAACCCTGACAGCTCTGGCTGAAGGGATCCAGGCTGACCAGGGGCAGACCCCGGGTCGCTCTTCCCTTGGCCCTCAGCCGGAACACGGGCTTGAACCCGAGGTGGAAGCTGAGGGTGCAGCTGCCATCCCCACGGCTGGCAGTGAGGCctgctccctgcccggcaggcaAGAGCCGGCCCCCGAGGGGCCCTAtcag GACCCCCAGAgtccctgggaggagggggcccTTGCCGACCTGGCGGTGTACACGGCTGCCTGCCTGGAAGAGGCTGGCTTTGCGGGGACCCAGGCAACTGCGCTCACGCTGTCCTCGGCTCTGGAGGCCCGGGGGAAGCGTCTGGAGGACCAG GTGTACGCCTTGGTGCGGGGCCTGCGGACACAGGTGCCCAGCCTGGCCGAAGGGAGGCCCCGGCGGGCGGCCCTCCGGGTGCTTAGCGCGCTGGCCCTGGACCATGCTCGGGAGGTGGTGTGTGCGCTGCTGCCAAGCTCCCTGCCCCCGGACCG GTGCTCGTACCCCCAGCCAACAGCTGAGCTGTGGCGCAGCCTGAGCCGGAATCAGCACGTGAATGGGCAGGTGCTGGTCCAGCTGCTGTGGGCACTGAAGGATGAAGCCAGGCCCGAGCTGGAGGCCTTGGCG GCCACGCGGGCCCTTGGAGAGATGCTGGCTGTGTCCGGTTGTGTGGGTGCCACGCGGGGCTTCTACCCGCAGCTCCTGCTCGTGCTGGTCACACAGCTCCACCGGCTGGCGCGGCGCGGGCACTCCCCTGACACCCCGAAGGTGCGGGCCCCGTGGCGCCGAGGGTCCCCGCACAGCCACGCCAG CTGCGCCGTGGAGGCCTTGAAGGCCTTGCTCACCGGGGACGGTGGCCGTATGGTGGTCACGTGCATGGAGCAGGCCggaggctggaggaggctggTGGGAGTCCACAGCCACCTAGAAGGCGTCTTGCTGCTGGCCAG GGCCATGGTAGCATACGCGGACCACCACCTGCGGGGCCTGTTCGGGAGCTTGTTGCCGCGGCTGCGCAGCCCCGACGACACGCAGCGCCTCACGGCGATGGCCTTCTTTACCGGG CTGTTGCAGAGCCGGCCCACAGCAAGGCTCTTGCGGGAGGAGGTCCTCCTGGAGCGGCTCCGGGCCTGGCAGGGCGACCCCGAGCCCACCGTGCGCTGGCTGGGCCTGCTGGGCCTCGGCCACCTCGCGCTGAACCGCGGGAAG GTGCGGCACGTGAGCAAGCTGCTGCCCGCGCTGCTGGGTGCGCTAGGCGAGGGCGACGGGAGGCTCGTGGACGCCGCGCTGGGCGCGCTGCGGAGGCTCCTGCTGCGGCCTCGGGCGCCGGTGCGGCTCCTGAGCGCCGAGCTGGGGCCGCGCCTCCCGCGGCTGCTGGACGAC GCCAGGGACTCGGTCCGCGCCTCGGCGGCGGGGCTTCTCGGGACGCTGGTGCGGCGGGGCCAGGGCGGGCTCCCGGTGGGCCTCCGCGGCCCCCTGAGGAAGCTGGTGCTCCAGAGCCTCATCCCTTTGCTGTTGCGCCTGCAGGATCCCAGCCGGGACGCTGCTGAG AGTTCAGAGTGGACCCTGGCCCGCTGTGACCAGGCCCTGCGTTGGGGCCTGCTGGAGGACGTGGTCACTGTGGCCCACTACGACAGCCCTGAGGCCCTAAGCCGCATCTGCCGCTGCCTG GTTCAGCAGTGCCCAAGTCACATCCCCAGCTTCCTGAGCCAGACCCAGGGCTACCTACGGAGCCCACAGGACCCCTTGCGCAGGGCAGCTGCTGTGCTCCTAG GTTTCCTCGTCCATCACACCAGCCCCGGCCGCGTCAGCCAGGACCTGCTGGACTCCCTGTTCCAGG AGCTGGGGCAGCTGCAAAGTGACCCAGAGCCCGCCGTGGTCGCCGCGGCTCACGTGTCCGCCCAACAGGTGGCGCTGCTGGCCCGCGCACAGGCCCGGCCCCGCCGCCTGCGTCAACTCCGCCCAGGCCTCTGGCACCACACCCGGCCCCTGCCAGTCTATGCCAACAGCCCATTCCAGCCCCGGAGCTTCATAGGCCGCTGGGGCTGCCTGGGACCTGGCTGA